A single region of the Opitutaceae bacterium genome encodes:
- the traN gene encoding conjugal transfer protein TraN encodes MSKWHWRRLTACCVIVTQLTSAIAFAQDHTPDLGQVRTQMELLRALTANAPETIVGTPSEYDEATLNQLYAQGKTPEAHTAANIQRIKECEMAENVGYAGLTPKERTECQGVLTVARAHRKPNPYLDKNDPKFIGEKLKQEAKAAHDKAEEDISRGRVDVTNAISTQFECSEKQEPLPAIQRADVCNVDKPAEGKTCDIPVAITVADRVIGTTRDEAACIPLEKDAKCEVGEEECSEYTRVNISPEGEEPEYVTVCSKFVRGYTCWQPDKPWNVSWPCQRLEADPNCMFVGESPLKFMAGKPVLAENHYTCAFTPPDSARIGTNCSTKVCIGDTCTSTPAQKNPDFANAMVGMEVLRQGGVYACDRQREECVDETVEAEAQQLKLFSGVVDRCRDPIIGTNCCSSSDGDSLKTNRQVLPSVTDVFIENALGNTHLASNYVYDFMFTKGGDWMMDKAIDAWSSGAWDPGAGFNLRLSLYGFTLSYGGGAGGGFLANMLGGDSIIGQGLNLFGEGGNLFTITDIMGIEGLNLGFNPYVLALQIAIFVIQQLMSCTVDEKMLAMRRGGDLCVKLGRKCAKKIPIIGLCIVYVEAWCCWNSRLAKIIGTYGAAQLGMGRANCAGFTPEQLAQIDFSRLPLDQFMNEIMRTAKLPGTDFTSRAMTHSDRRREDAINSVDPAAISEQVIDPDLVDYTADRIRFMLGR; translated from the coding sequence ATGTCTAAGTGGCATTGGCGACGTCTGACAGCCTGCTGTGTGATTGTCACCCAGCTGACATCTGCAATAGCGTTTGCGCAGGACCACACCCCGGATCTGGGCCAAGTACGCACCCAGATGGAATTGTTGCGCGCACTTACCGCTAATGCTCCGGAGACAATTGTTGGCACGCCTTCAGAGTATGACGAGGCGACGCTCAACCAGCTGTATGCCCAGGGGAAAACACCAGAGGCGCATACCGCGGCGAATATCCAGCGGATAAAAGAATGCGAGATGGCCGAGAACGTCGGCTATGCCGGCCTCACGCCAAAAGAACGGACAGAATGTCAGGGGGTGCTGACGGTTGCACGTGCGCACAGGAAGCCCAATCCATACCTGGACAAGAACGATCCGAAATTCATCGGCGAGAAGCTCAAGCAGGAAGCTAAGGCAGCCCACGACAAGGCGGAAGAGGATATCAGTCGCGGCCGCGTAGACGTCACGAACGCGATCAGTACACAGTTTGAATGCAGCGAAAAACAGGAGCCGCTGCCAGCAATCCAAAGAGCCGATGTATGCAACGTCGATAAACCGGCGGAGGGGAAAACATGCGACATCCCGGTTGCTATTACCGTTGCCGACCGGGTCATCGGGACCACGAGGGACGAGGCAGCCTGCATCCCGCTCGAGAAAGACGCCAAATGCGAAGTAGGCGAAGAAGAGTGCAGCGAGTATACGCGCGTCAATATCTCGCCAGAAGGCGAGGAGCCAGAGTATGTGACGGTATGTTCTAAATTCGTCCGCGGCTACACCTGCTGGCAACCCGACAAGCCCTGGAACGTAAGTTGGCCTTGCCAGCGTTTGGAAGCTGATCCCAACTGCATGTTTGTTGGGGAGTCTCCGCTGAAATTCATGGCGGGCAAACCGGTTCTTGCAGAAAATCATTATACCTGCGCCTTTACTCCGCCAGACTCAGCAAGGATCGGCACGAATTGCAGCACAAAGGTTTGTATTGGGGACACATGCACCTCAACGCCGGCGCAAAAGAACCCGGACTTTGCAAATGCCATGGTTGGCATGGAAGTGCTACGGCAAGGCGGGGTATACGCATGCGACCGGCAGCGCGAGGAGTGCGTGGATGAAACGGTCGAAGCGGAGGCCCAGCAGCTAAAGCTTTTCTCTGGTGTTGTTGATCGATGCCGGGATCCGATCATCGGTACGAATTGCTGCTCATCGAGCGACGGGGATTCCCTTAAAACTAACCGGCAGGTTTTACCGTCCGTTACCGACGTATTCATCGAAAACGCCTTGGGCAATACGCACCTGGCCTCGAATTACGTCTACGACTTCATGTTCACGAAGGGCGGCGACTGGATGATGGATAAGGCCATCGATGCCTGGTCATCCGGTGCCTGGGATCCGGGAGCCGGATTTAATCTGCGCCTGTCGCTCTATGGGTTTACGCTCAGTTACGGCGGGGGGGCTGGGGGAGGGTTCTTGGCCAATATGCTAGGGGGAGACAGTATTATCGGCCAGGGCCTGAATCTGTTTGGAGAGGGCGGCAACCTATTCACGATTACAGACATCATGGGAATCGAGGGCTTGAATTTAGGCTTCAATCCTTACGTGCTGGCGCTGCAAATCGCGATCTTCGTAATACAGCAACTCATGTCCTGCACAGTGGACGAGAAGATGCTGGCTATGCGAAGAGGCGGCGATTTATGCGTGAAGCTGGGGCGTAAATGCGCCAAGAAAATTCCAATCATTGGGTTGTGTATTGTTTATGTCGAGGCTTGGTGCTGCTGGAACTCGAGACTCGCCAAGATCATCGGAACTTACGGAGCGGCGCAACTTGGGATGGGGCGAGCTAATTGCGCTGGATTTACTCCAGAACAGCTCGCGCAAATCGATTTTTCTCGTCTGCCGCTCGATCAGTTCATGAATGAAATCATGAGGACGGCGAAACTGCCTGGCACGGATTTCACAAGCCGGGCCATGACTCATAGCGATAGACGCCGAGAGGATGCAATCAACTCGGTGGATCCGGCGGCAATATCTGAGCAGGTAATCGACCCTGATTTGGTTGATTACACCGCAGATCGCATTCGGTTCATGTTGGGGAGATAG
- a CDS encoding type-F conjugative transfer system secretin TraK — MPAIGSPGQAAIPTAQNIIRIGEGGNEIVYVGLGFLNRISTPFREPKVIEASGTEFQRVGQDIYFLADKEAPIGMFIAEGASGGGSRVAALTLIPRAGLPGQNIMLVMEGVDGATTAQAQSSEDLAAPPSDYTDALRKVMTAFVQGGVPPGYQEATLRVGAARVGGVLVLPEKMYQGYAFNVFRYRVENAGREPIDLNESSFHEDGVRAVAFWRNARLAPGETTMVFIIADRKED, encoded by the coding sequence ATGCCTGCAATCGGTTCCCCAGGGCAAGCAGCAATACCTACTGCTCAAAACATCATTCGCATCGGCGAAGGCGGCAATGAAATCGTCTACGTCGGCCTCGGGTTCCTTAACCGCATATCCACACCATTCAGGGAGCCAAAGGTCATTGAGGCTTCCGGCACAGAATTCCAGCGCGTCGGCCAAGATATATATTTTCTCGCCGACAAGGAGGCACCAATAGGAATGTTTATTGCGGAGGGAGCTTCCGGCGGCGGAAGCCGTGTTGCAGCACTGACGCTTATACCTCGTGCGGGCCTTCCAGGGCAAAACATCATGCTTGTAATGGAGGGAGTGGATGGCGCAACCACAGCACAGGCGCAGAGCAGCGAAGATCTGGCTGCCCCACCATCAGACTACACGGACGCCCTGCGGAAAGTCATGACCGCATTCGTCCAGGGCGGTGTGCCTCCGGGTTATCAGGAAGCAACGCTTAGGGTTGGTGCGGCGCGAGTAGGCGGCGTCCTTGTCCTGCCAGAAAAAATGTACCAAGGGTACGCATTCAATGTTTTCCGATATCGCGTTGAAAACGCCGGCCGCGAACCGATCGATTTGAACGAGTCATCCTTTCATGAGGACGGTGTGCGGGCGGTTGCATTCTGGCGCAATGCGCGCTTGGCGCCGGGCGAAACAACCATGGTTTTCATAATCGCGGACCGGAAAGAGGATTAG
- a CDS encoding TraV family lipoprotein, whose product MAAAAITGCTTTMGIGEKSEFACNKKQDGMGCSSVESVYEATNGANYRQAISEHAVRSTSSAPTQSVSQAAVAPMPAPSWPAPVLEPASVLRIWIAPWVDDKKALHWPSYVFAEVTPRKWSFGNMDFRSSQQLVPLQVDGPRKGAESGSTVQPLQPPR is encoded by the coding sequence ATGGCGGCAGCGGCGATCACCGGCTGCACGACAACAATGGGGATTGGCGAGAAATCCGAGTTTGCCTGCAACAAGAAACAGGACGGGATGGGGTGCTCGTCGGTCGAGTCCGTATATGAGGCCACGAATGGCGCCAACTATCGACAGGCCATCTCGGAACATGCCGTACGCAGCACAAGCAGCGCGCCGACTCAAAGCGTCAGTCAGGCGGCCGTGGCGCCCATGCCGGCGCCGAGTTGGCCTGCCCCGGTTCTCGAGCCGGCGAGTGTGCTGCGCATTTGGATCGCCCCTTGGGTGGACGACAAGAAAGCGCTGCACTGGCCAAGCTATGTTTTTGCCGAGGTTACACCGCGCAAGTGGTCCTTTGGGAATATGGATTTCAGATCCTCCCAGCAACTCGTTCCCTTGCAGGTCGATGGTCCTCGCAAGGGGGCCGAGTCAGGCAGCACCGTCCAACCCCTCCAACCACCTAGATAG
- the traC gene encoding type IV secretion system protein TraC: protein MAYESGLVFIEDTERRSYYGACFIGNPAIGINDTMFEQIKSVISASFPANTFLQFMQLSLPDIDVHVDTWMESKVSSCVGMRHIREDQRGLMLESVQAQAEYFRSGKTVPHIRSTGMKLHTVIQVATIKIPVLPTPTDDDMERCVELIEKFEQGLATAGLPLLRASAEDYLWVLRRCFDPYLEEQPWYDEARELREQVLAPGFSIDCASPADMTLQSSKGNIHMRILSPRRLPYHMHIGFMNLFQGDPAGINNQVPIPWLLSFTMHLPDRNKKRNWFEQKFKAITFQASQGNIVKWVPRLAAKRDDIDTIKHEIDNGGVPCEINISMALYSRDKSEINRISSQLSTYLSGYQLDMVEDREILWPLFWNALPLFPSDTSILNLGRYWSMSVRQGMHFMPLTSEWCGTRLGSTMLLETRRAQPFSFDLYDSSTNYNALVFAQSGAGKSVFLNYMVTNYLTEGARIWIVDIGRSYYKLAKAYNGEFWSFSENSNICLNPFTNITDIDDEMDLLVALLAKMASPNDGLDAYRMARLQEAIKAVWSNKGPRMTVTDVAQWMDRQEDERIVDIAKMLYPFTMHGQFGMWFEGENNLNFESNLIVLELEELEQKPVLQQVVLMILMAKIQYDMYLTMGDNLKKIAVFDESWALFSDPGVAKFLNHAFRRFRKYNGACVVAVQNIADFYTHEHMGAVAANAATKIVMNQLPESVDQAISSGQLTLDPYGVSQLKTVHTVPGAYSELMFLSGGAWSVARLVLPEFLNILYSTKGEERTRIIEAAERGMPIKDAIHQLMRERQNNV from the coding sequence GTGGCCTACGAAAGCGGATTGGTGTTCATTGAAGATACCGAGCGCCGATCCTATTACGGTGCCTGCTTCATCGGCAATCCAGCCATCGGCATCAATGACACGATGTTCGAGCAAATCAAGTCGGTCATCTCGGCAAGCTTTCCGGCGAACACATTCCTGCAGTTCATGCAACTCTCGCTTCCAGATATTGATGTCCACGTGGACACATGGATGGAAAGCAAAGTGAGCTCCTGTGTCGGCATGCGCCACATTCGAGAAGATCAGCGCGGGCTAATGCTCGAGTCGGTGCAGGCACAGGCGGAATATTTCCGGTCGGGCAAAACAGTTCCACACATCCGCTCGACCGGGATGAAGCTGCATACCGTCATCCAGGTGGCCACAATCAAGATTCCTGTCTTACCAACCCCCACCGACGATGACATGGAGCGATGCGTCGAGCTGATCGAGAAGTTCGAGCAAGGTCTAGCCACGGCCGGCTTGCCACTGCTTCGCGCCAGCGCAGAAGATTACTTATGGGTGCTACGACGCTGTTTTGATCCATATCTCGAAGAGCAGCCTTGGTATGACGAGGCGCGGGAATTGCGCGAGCAGGTGCTAGCTCCGGGGTTTAGCATCGATTGCGCAAGCCCGGCAGATATGACCTTGCAGTCGTCGAAGGGCAATATCCACATGAGGATTCTGTCGCCTCGACGATTGCCTTACCACATGCACATCGGATTCATGAACCTGTTCCAGGGAGATCCGGCCGGCATCAATAACCAAGTCCCCATTCCTTGGCTGCTCAGCTTCACGATGCATTTGCCTGACCGGAACAAGAAGCGCAATTGGTTCGAGCAGAAGTTCAAGGCGATCACCTTTCAGGCGAGCCAAGGGAACATAGTGAAGTGGGTGCCGCGTCTGGCAGCGAAGCGCGATGACATTGACACAATCAAGCACGAAATCGATAACGGCGGCGTACCCTGCGAGATCAACATCAGCATGGCACTGTATTCGCGCGACAAAAGCGAAATCAACCGTATCTCGTCACAGCTTTCCACCTATCTTTCCGGCTATCAGCTCGACATGGTGGAGGACCGGGAAATCCTCTGGCCGTTGTTCTGGAACGCATTGCCGCTTTTCCCATCCGACACATCGATACTCAATCTCGGACGCTACTGGAGCATGAGTGTGCGGCAGGGAATGCATTTTATGCCACTGACCAGCGAATGGTGCGGCACCAGGCTTGGCTCCACAATGCTGCTCGAAACTCGCCGCGCCCAACCATTCTCGTTCGATCTGTACGATTCCTCAACGAACTACAACGCCCTGGTCTTTGCCCAGTCGGGCGCCGGAAAGTCCGTGTTCCTGAACTACATGGTGACCAACTACCTTACTGAAGGGGCGCGCATCTGGATCGTCGATATCGGCAGGAGCTACTATAAGCTCGCCAAGGCGTACAACGGCGAGTTTTGGTCCTTTAGTGAAAACTCGAACATCTGCCTCAACCCATTCACGAACATCACCGACATCGACGACGAAATGGACCTGCTCGTCGCTTTGCTAGCCAAGATGGCTTCACCCAACGACGGGCTGGACGCTTATCGCATGGCCAGACTGCAGGAGGCCATCAAGGCGGTATGGTCGAACAAGGGTCCGCGCATGACCGTGACTGACGTCGCGCAATGGATGGACAGGCAGGAGGACGAACGCATCGTTGATATCGCCAAGATGCTCTATCCGTTCACCATGCACGGGCAGTTTGGCATGTGGTTCGAGGGGGAAAACAACCTGAACTTCGAATCCAACCTTATCGTGCTGGAACTCGAGGAACTGGAGCAGAAGCCTGTGCTTCAGCAAGTCGTGCTGATGATTCTCATGGCCAAAATCCAGTACGACATGTACCTGACGATGGGCGACAACCTCAAGAAGATTGCCGTCTTCGATGAATCCTGGGCACTGTTCTCCGATCCCGGCGTCGCAAAGTTTCTCAACCATGCCTTCCGTCGCTTCCGGAAATACAACGGGGCCTGTGTGGTCGCGGTTCAAAATATTGCGGATTTCTACACGCACGAACACATGGGGGCGGTTGCCGCAAACGCAGCGACGAAGATCGTCATGAATCAACTGCCGGAATCGGTCGACCAGGCCATCTCCAGCGGCCAACTGACGCTCGATCCGTACGGCGTATCACAGCTCAAAACCGTACACACCGTTCCCGGGGCCTACTCGGAACTGATGTTCCTGTCGGGCGGGGCTTGGTCTGTGGCGCGCCTCGTACTCCCGGAGTTTCTCAATATCCTGTATTCGACGAAGGGCGAGGAACGCACCCGCATCATCGAGGCAGCCGAGAGGGGTATGCCCATAAAAGACGCCATCCATCAACTCATGAGAGAAAGGCAAAATAATGTCTGA
- the lepB gene encoding signal peptidase I, producing the protein MATIIAAGETISLVGRHWRLAIDVQKVPCMPARVSLVKMGHPGDVTRGDLVAYRTNRAGKYFSQEQMMGKRIAGIAGDTIVVRDLGLWINGQRVRDLELCRRKYLAEYCADRNETVPTGHVFLLADHPESFDSRYWGAIPAGQLVGRIVWPSFPTRE; encoded by the coding sequence GTGGCAACAATTATTGCCGCAGGCGAGACCATCAGTCTGGTTGGGCGGCATTGGCGCCTGGCCATAGATGTGCAGAAGGTTCCTTGCATGCCGGCAAGGGTGTCCCTGGTGAAAATGGGGCACCCGGGAGATGTGACCCGTGGCGATCTGGTGGCATACAGAACGAACCGGGCCGGTAAGTATTTCAGCCAGGAGCAGATGATGGGGAAGCGCATAGCTGGGATCGCGGGTGACACGATCGTGGTGCGCGACCTGGGTCTGTGGATAAATGGGCAACGAGTCCGAGACCTTGAGTTGTGTCGTCGCAAATACCTGGCGGAATACTGCGCCGATCGCAACGAAACGGTGCCTACTGGCCACGTATTCCTGCTTGCCGACCACCCTGAATCTTTCGACTCGCGTTACTGGGGGGCTATCCCGGCCGGGCAGCTCGTGGGCAGAATCGTTTGGCCGAGTTTCCCCACTAGGGAATAG
- the traF gene encoding conjugal transfer protein TraF: MALGVFAAAPLAMGGENNFFRDKERGWYWYEDPLPVKPVEKPKEEPIPPKAPAPTAKEQPNLFSAEWLRKNLDRLRDDAIDNPDDKDKVAAYMYAQRVLMDKAQRFASAASVMAKTDPLLDETTRVPLDTAAAAAFHRGIEANKGEAIKLLAKKGGILFFFDSSCSFCMTQTRALRWLEKESGFTVLNISIDGKPIEGMARYVKDTGQAAALRLKMTPTTIYAVPPDKYYIISQGYHSADTLLDKIMTVAVTEKLLPEHMIEIQRGYERGVLTAGDMRDPALTSRDDTKEWVRALQERLGNRY; this comes from the coding sequence ATGGCCCTGGGCGTTTTTGCCGCAGCGCCGTTGGCAATGGGCGGCGAGAACAATTTCTTCCGCGACAAGGAACGGGGATGGTATTGGTACGAGGATCCGCTGCCAGTGAAGCCTGTCGAGAAGCCGAAGGAAGAGCCGATTCCTCCGAAAGCACCGGCACCAACAGCGAAAGAACAACCCAATCTTTTCAGTGCCGAATGGCTGCGCAAGAATCTCGACCGGCTACGCGATGACGCCATCGACAACCCCGATGACAAGGACAAGGTGGCCGCTTACATGTATGCCCAGCGTGTGCTTATGGACAAGGCGCAGCGCTTTGCCAGCGCCGCCTCGGTCATGGCGAAGACCGATCCCTTGCTGGACGAAACGACACGGGTGCCGCTCGATACCGCCGCCGCCGCGGCTTTTCACCGCGGCATCGAAGCGAACAAGGGGGAAGCCATCAAGCTGCTGGCGAAGAAGGGCGGCATTCTGTTCTTTTTCGACTCGAGCTGCAGCTTTTGCATGACTCAAACGCGCGCACTGCGCTGGCTGGAGAAGGAAAGCGGATTTACGGTACTCAACATCTCCATCGACGGCAAGCCGATCGAGGGGATGGCACGCTATGTGAAGGATACGGGGCAGGCTGCGGCACTCCGATTGAAAATGACGCCCACTACCATCTACGCCGTGCCGCCGGACAAGTATTACATCATCAGCCAGGGCTACCATTCTGCGGACACCCTGCTCGACAAGATCATGACGGTGGCCGTTACGGAAAAGCTGCTCCCGGAACACATGATCGAAATTCAGCGCGGCTATGAGCGTGGCGTGTTGACTGCCGGCGACATGCGCGATCCGGCGCTCACGAGCCGGGATGACACAAAGGAATGGGTGCGGGCGCTCCAGGAAAGACTCGGAAATAGGTACTAA
- a CDS encoding conjugal transfer protein TraH: MLTAAGMVPLNAMALSESALRDMLYATTSPSVYKSQNRMGAVGGAIGMRVPNQSINLMTFDPPRLDVGCGGIDMFGGSFSFINAEKLIAIFRNIGQIAAAALFKLAVSSISEKLGATMTEFRSIMDALNNVKLNSCKIGSALALNITDYGKNPENEAAYHARKEIEANAGKAGESWTQFWNMFLPDKNVIEKDTKNVKAGNHTWRAMAQNQTFKMVRGLKEHEAATLIMNIIGANVVRTKDNMDGECSTEDDGSNRCTENMITIQANTLTMDMLMDPEAAADGLNAGAMIMACMGGERVDDEFACQKFERKQLSNYFPGAKKLARKILFGSDNPSAEVEPTGGVTYYILNGSWGAFPDAVDYIGSIEMPLLQKLVMVQRDKQALLSHAQHFKEILTDDIGVHFAKALADAALATYSGIRNIEAPKDPTPGEAVNRFRKQIEKYQVSSKERIERNRAIEEFTAAVSGSLGSGTMLPPGASKR; encoded by the coding sequence ATGCTGACCGCCGCCGGGATGGTGCCCTTGAACGCCATGGCACTATCAGAATCTGCGCTGCGGGACATGCTCTATGCCACGACCAGCCCCAGCGTCTACAAGTCGCAGAACCGCATGGGTGCGGTGGGTGGCGCGATCGGTATGCGCGTGCCCAACCAGTCGATCAACCTGATGACGTTCGATCCGCCAAGGCTCGACGTCGGGTGCGGCGGCATCGACATGTTCGGCGGCTCCTTCTCATTCATCAACGCAGAAAAGCTCATCGCCATTTTCCGCAACATCGGGCAGATCGCGGCGGCGGCCCTGTTCAAGTTGGCCGTCTCTTCTATTTCAGAAAAGCTCGGCGCGACCATGACCGAATTCCGTTCGATCATGGATGCCCTGAACAACGTGAAGCTCAACAGCTGCAAGATCGGCTCCGCGCTGGCGCTCAATATCACCGACTACGGGAAGAATCCGGAGAACGAGGCAGCCTACCACGCAAGAAAAGAAATCGAAGCCAATGCCGGCAAGGCCGGGGAGAGCTGGACACAATTCTGGAACATGTTCCTGCCTGACAAGAACGTCATCGAAAAGGACACCAAGAACGTCAAGGCCGGCAACCATACTTGGCGCGCCATGGCGCAGAACCAGACCTTCAAGATGGTGCGGGGGCTGAAGGAACACGAAGCGGCCACGCTCATCATGAACATCATCGGCGCCAATGTCGTCCGAACCAAGGACAACATGGATGGCGAGTGCTCCACGGAAGATGACGGCTCAAACCGATGTACGGAGAACATGATAACGATCCAGGCGAACACCTTGACCATGGACATGCTCATGGACCCAGAAGCCGCCGCCGACGGGCTAAATGCCGGCGCGATGATCATGGCCTGCATGGGCGGCGAACGTGTTGACGACGAATTTGCCTGCCAGAAGTTCGAGCGCAAACAGCTATCAAACTATTTCCCGGGAGCGAAGAAACTGGCGCGCAAGATTCTCTTCGGCAGCGACAACCCTTCAGCCGAGGTGGAGCCGACGGGCGGGGTGACCTACTACATTCTCAACGGGTCATGGGGCGCATTTCCTGATGCTGTCGATTACATTGGCAGCATCGAAATGCCCCTGCTGCAAAAGCTGGTGATGGTGCAGCGCGACAAGCAGGCCCTACTGTCGCACGCGCAGCACTTCAAGGAAATCCTCACCGATGACATCGGCGTGCATTTTGCCAAGGCGCTGGCCGATGCAGCTCTGGCGACCTATTCCGGCATCCGCAACATCGAGGCGCCCAAGGATCCGACACCAGGCGAGGCGGTTAATCGTTTCAGGAAACAAATCGAGAAATATCAGGTGTCGTCGAAGGAGCGTATCGAGCGTAATCGGGCGATCGAGGAATTTACCGCTGCGGTCTCGGGCTCTCTTGGCAGCGGCACCATGCTGCCGCCCGGGGCGAGCAAACGCTAA
- a CDS encoding thermonuclease family protein — protein sequence MEKLKLFVIVAALAVSLPASADMWSDIGWILEGQTASGSAMVGDSGMLDVNKTFALRRPLIMGGQVIFPSVGLAGIHLPRRQAGSDLAAQAIFLFNDKAAGKEFFFECYVQIPELNRMLCLPVRNPKDPVLELVKAGLAWVDSRPGGPLRYQMIIRGYRKAEAEARQNRVGMWERAETTPSAQYRAHVERDTAWFR from the coding sequence GTGGAAAAACTCAAGCTGTTCGTTATCGTCGCGGCGCTTGCGGTGTCGTTGCCCGCGTCTGCCGACATGTGGTCGGATATCGGCTGGATCCTCGAAGGCCAGACGGCAAGCGGATCGGCCATGGTAGGGGACTCCGGCATGCTCGATGTCAATAAAACCTTTGCCTTGCGCCGCCCTCTCATCATGGGTGGGCAGGTCATTTTCCCCAGTGTAGGGCTTGCGGGCATTCATCTGCCGAGGCGCCAGGCCGGCTCGGATCTGGCGGCACAGGCGATCTTTCTTTTCAACGACAAAGCCGCCGGCAAAGAATTCTTTTTCGAGTGCTATGTACAGATCCCGGAACTGAATCGAATGCTCTGCCTGCCTGTGCGCAACCCGAAAGATCCCGTGCTCGAGCTGGTCAAGGCGGGGCTGGCGTGGGTTGATAGCCGGCCTGGCGGGCCACTGCGGTATCAGATGATTATCCGTGGATATCGCAAGGCGGAAGCCGAGGCGCGCCAGAACCGTGTCGGCATGTGGGAGAGGGCGGAAACAACCCCTTCGGCGCAGTATCGCGCTCATGTCGAGCGAGACACGGCCTGGTTCCGATAA